From one Microlunatus sp. Gsoil 973 genomic stretch:
- a CDS encoding pyruvate carboxylase, whose protein sequence is MFAKVLVANRGEIAVRAFRAAYELGAQTVAVYPYEDRNAIHRIKADEAYEIGERGHPVRAYLDVEEIVRAAVNSGADAIYPGYGFLSENPDLARACDAAGITFIGPPADVLELAGNKVRAIGAARAAGIPTLRSTDPSADVEALVAGADEIGYPVFVKAVAGGGGRGMRRVDEPGQLREALEQAMREADSAFGDPTVFIEQAVSRPRHIEVQILADGAGNTIHLFERDCSLQRRHQKVIELAPAPHITDELRAALTGDAVKFAESINYSCAGTVEFLVETEGPRAGQHVFIEMNPRIQVEHTVTEEITGIDLVQSQMMIASGSTLDDLDLRQDRISINGAALQCRITTEDPANGFRPDTGTITAYRSAGGAGVRLDGGTADTGAEVSAHFDSMLVKLTCRGRDFSTAVARARRALAEFRIRGVSTNIPFLQAVLEDPEFLAGNIATTFIEQRPELLNARTPGDRGTKLLRYLAEVTVNKPNGNRPTLLDPGEKRPAGVDLSLPSPQGSRQRLLDLGPTGFAADLRGRTSVEITDTTFRDAHQSLLATRVRTKDLLRIAPYVGRMTPELFSVECWGGATYDVALRFLHEDPWERLAALRYNMPGLALQMLLRGRNTVGYTPYPEKVTRTFVQQAAETGIDIFRIFDALNDVEQMRPAIEAVLETNTTIAEVALCYTSDLNSPDESTYTLDYYLRLAEQAVRAGAHILAIKDMAGLLRPPAAARLVSALRERFDLPVHLHTHDTAGGQIGTLLAAIDAGVDAVDVASAPMSATTSQPPASALVAALAHTERESRLDLRRVMDLEPYWEAVRRIYAPFESGLPSPTGRVYDHEIPGGQLSNLRQQAIALGLGEKFEQIEAMYAAADKIVGRPTKVTPSSKVVGDLALHLVAVGADPKDFEENPGKYDIPDSVIGFLAGELGKPSAGWPEPFRTKALAGRTVPVREETLSAEDEEALDKGGRTAQETLNRLLFPGPTKDFLAARDTYGDVARLDTADFLYGLQPETEHVARIGRGVSVILGLEAIGEADEKGMRTVMCTLNGQLRPIRVRDNSIKVDIKAAEKAEASNPGQVAAPFSGVVSLRVVEGDTVEAGATVATIEAMKMEAAITAPRAGTVKRLAIGPVQQVEGGDLVLVLG, encoded by the coding sequence ATGTTCGCCAAGGTCCTGGTCGCCAATCGCGGGGAGATCGCGGTCCGCGCCTTCCGTGCCGCCTACGAGCTCGGAGCCCAGACGGTTGCGGTGTATCCGTACGAGGATCGCAATGCAATCCACCGGATCAAGGCCGACGAGGCGTACGAGATCGGTGAGCGGGGGCACCCGGTCCGGGCCTACCTTGACGTCGAGGAGATCGTCCGGGCGGCGGTCAACAGCGGCGCCGACGCCATCTACCCCGGGTACGGCTTCCTCAGCGAGAATCCCGACCTGGCTCGGGCCTGCGACGCCGCCGGGATCACGTTCATCGGGCCGCCGGCCGACGTCCTGGAACTGGCCGGCAACAAGGTGCGCGCGATCGGCGCCGCCCGGGCAGCCGGGATCCCCACACTGCGGTCGACCGACCCGTCGGCCGATGTGGAGGCACTGGTCGCGGGTGCCGACGAGATCGGTTACCCGGTCTTCGTCAAGGCGGTCGCCGGCGGCGGCGGCCGGGGGATGCGCCGGGTCGACGAACCCGGGCAGCTCCGGGAGGCCCTCGAGCAGGCGATGCGGGAGGCCGACAGCGCCTTCGGTGACCCGACGGTCTTCATCGAACAGGCCGTCAGTCGGCCACGGCACATCGAGGTGCAGATCCTGGCGGATGGCGCCGGGAACACCATCCACCTCTTCGAGCGTGACTGTTCGCTGCAGCGCCGGCACCAGAAGGTGATCGAACTGGCGCCCGCGCCGCACATCACCGACGAGTTGCGGGCGGCGTTGACCGGCGACGCCGTGAAGTTCGCCGAGTCGATCAACTACTCCTGCGCCGGCACGGTCGAGTTCCTGGTGGAGACCGAGGGTCCGCGGGCCGGGCAGCACGTCTTCATCGAGATGAATCCGCGGATCCAGGTCGAGCACACCGTGACCGAGGAGATCACCGGTATCGATCTCGTCCAGTCCCAGATGATGATTGCCTCCGGATCGACCCTTGACGATCTCGATCTGCGTCAGGACAGGATCAGCATCAACGGTGCCGCGTTGCAGTGCCGGATCACCACAGAGGACCCGGCCAACGGGTTCCGGCCAGACACCGGAACGATCACCGCGTACCGGTCGGCCGGCGGTGCAGGCGTGCGGCTCGACGGCGGTACGGCCGACACCGGCGCAGAGGTCAGCGCGCACTTCGACTCGATGCTGGTCAAGCTGACCTGTCGCGGCCGCGACTTCTCCACCGCGGTGGCCAGGGCCCGGCGTGCCCTCGCCGAATTCCGGATTCGCGGTGTGAGCACCAACATTCCCTTCCTGCAAGCGGTTCTGGAGGATCCGGAGTTCCTCGCCGGTAACATCGCCACCACCTTCATCGAGCAGCGGCCGGAGTTGCTCAATGCCCGGACGCCCGGCGACCGCGGCACCAAGCTGCTCCGCTACCTGGCCGAGGTGACGGTGAACAAGCCCAACGGCAATCGCCCGACCCTGTTGGATCCGGGTGAGAAGCGGCCGGCCGGCGTCGACCTGTCCCTGCCATCGCCGCAGGGCTCCCGGCAGCGGCTTCTTGATCTTGGTCCGACCGGATTCGCCGCCGATCTTCGCGGCCGGACCAGTGTCGAGATCACTGACACCACCTTCCGCGACGCGCACCAGTCGTTGTTGGCCACCCGGGTGCGGACCAAGGACCTGCTCCGGATCGCGCCCTATGTCGGGCGGATGACCCCGGAACTGTTCTCCGTCGAATGTTGGGGCGGGGCGACCTACGACGTCGCGCTGCGCTTCCTGCACGAGGATCCCTGGGAGCGGCTGGCCGCGCTGCGCTACAACATGCCCGGTCTGGCGCTGCAGATGCTGTTGCGGGGCCGCAACACCGTCGGCTACACCCCGTACCCGGAGAAGGTGACCCGGACATTCGTCCAGCAGGCCGCCGAGACCGGCATCGACATCTTCCGGATCTTCGACGCGCTCAACGACGTCGAGCAGATGCGGCCGGCGATCGAGGCGGTCCTGGAGACCAACACCACGATCGCCGAGGTCGCGCTGTGCTACACCAGCGACCTCAATTCTCCCGACGAATCGACCTACACGCTCGACTACTACCTGCGGCTGGCCGAGCAGGCCGTGCGGGCCGGAGCGCACATCCTGGCCATCAAGGACATGGCCGGTCTGCTGCGCCCGCCGGCCGCCGCGCGTCTGGTGTCGGCGCTGCGCGAGCGGTTCGATCTTCCCGTGCACCTGCACACCCACGACACAGCAGGCGGCCAGATCGGCACCCTGCTGGCGGCGATCGACGCCGGAGTGGACGCCGTCGACGTGGCCAGCGCACCGATGTCGGCGACCACCAGTCAGCCGCCCGCCTCCGCGCTGGTAGCCGCGCTGGCGCACACCGAGCGGGAGAGTCGCCTCGACCTGCGCAGGGTGATGGATCTCGAGCCGTACTGGGAGGCCGTACGGCGGATCTACGCACCCTTCGAGTCCGGACTGCCCAGCCCGACCGGACGGGTCTACGACCACGAGATTCCCGGTGGTCAGCTGTCGAACCTGCGACAGCAGGCCATCGCACTCGGCCTGGGGGAGAAGTTCGAACAGATCGAGGCGATGTACGCCGCGGCCGACAAGATCGTCGGCCGCCCGACCAAGGTCACTCCGTCGTCCAAGGTCGTCGGTGATCTTGCCCTGCACCTGGTCGCGGTCGGTGCCGACCCGAAGGATTTCGAGGAGAACCCGGGCAAGTACGACATCCCGGACTCGGTGATCGGATTCCTGGCCGGGGAGCTGGGGAAGCCGTCAGCCGGCTGGCCCGAACCGTTCCGGACCAAGGCGCTCGCCGGTCGTACGGTGCCGGTGCGGGAGGAGACACTCAGCGCTGAGGACGAGGAGGCGCTGGACAAGGGGGGCCGGACCGCGCAGGAGACCCTGAACCGGCTGCTGTTCCCCGGGCCGACCAAGGATTTCCTCGCCGCCCGGGACACCTACGGTGATGTCGCGCGGCTGGACACCGCGGACTTCCTGTACGGGTTGCAGCCCGAGACCGAACACGTCGCCCGGATCGGCCGCGGCGTCAGCGTGATCCTCGGCCTCGAGGCGATCGGTGAAGCGGACGAGAAGGGCATGCGCACGGTGATGTGCACCCTCAACGGTCAGCTTCGCCCGATCCGGGTTCGGGACAACTCGATCAAGGTCGACATCAAGGCCGCCGAGAAGGCCGAGGCCTCCAACCCGGGCCAGGTGGCCGCTCCGTTCTCCGGGGTGGTCAGTCTTCGCGTCGTCGAGGGCGACACCGTCGAGGCCGGCGCCACCGTTGCGACCATCGAGGCGATGAAGATGGAGGCGGCGATCACCGCACCCCGCGCCGGAACCGTCAAGCGGCTGGCGATCGGCCCGGTGCAGCAGGTCGAGGGCGGCGATCTGGTGCTCGTGCTGGGCTGA
- a CDS encoding aldo/keto reductase: protein MPSGRDARPIVATPQASGASRLCFVVGQRRLEPEGLIMVGFRQLGNTDVEITPIGLGCMQFSVSGLAGLIYPGMQPDRSTEIVKAALDGGINWFDTAEMYGHGHSERLLSGALHALGVEPGSIRIATKWTPFGRRASSIIKTIHDRLDALQGYPIDLHQIHTPRGGLSPIEAQVDAMADLAEAEQIGHVGVSNFSAGQMELAHIRLRKRGLVLASNQVQISLLHRSIETDGVLSTARRLGITLIGYSPLRQGILTGRFHDDPSTIRALPITRRWMTGLPDQRVLRRTEPLINELRRIAAAHDATPAQVALGWVISNYGDTVVCIPGASNASQATESAAVLGLELSHAELIALNDATPGH, encoded by the coding sequence GTGCCCAGCGGCCGCGACGCCCGGCCGATCGTCGCCACGCCACAGGCTTCCGGTGCGTCGCGCCTATGCTTCGTCGTGGGGCAGCGCCGTCTCGAACCGGAAGGGTTGATCATGGTCGGGTTCCGACAGCTCGGCAACACGGATGTGGAGATCACGCCGATCGGCCTGGGCTGCATGCAGTTCAGCGTCAGCGGCCTGGCCGGGCTGATCTATCCCGGCATGCAGCCCGACCGGTCGACCGAGATCGTCAAAGCCGCCCTGGACGGTGGCATCAACTGGTTCGACACCGCGGAGATGTACGGCCACGGGCACTCCGAGCGCTTGCTGTCCGGTGCCCTGCACGCCTTGGGCGTCGAGCCCGGTTCGATCCGGATCGCCACCAAATGGACCCCGTTCGGGCGGCGGGCGTCGAGCATCATCAAGACGATCCATGACCGGCTCGACGCACTGCAGGGCTATCCGATCGACCTGCACCAGATCCACACCCCGAGGGGTGGCCTGTCCCCTATTGAGGCACAGGTCGATGCCATGGCCGATCTCGCCGAGGCCGAGCAGATCGGGCATGTCGGGGTGAGCAACTTCAGTGCCGGCCAGATGGAACTCGCCCACATCCGGCTGCGCAAGCGCGGCCTGGTACTGGCCTCCAACCAGGTGCAGATCAGCCTGCTGCACCGCAGCATCGAGACCGATGGTGTGCTGAGCACCGCTCGCCGGCTGGGCATCACGCTGATCGGCTACTCGCCGCTGCGTCAGGGGATCCTGACCGGCCGGTTCCACGACGACCCGAGCACGATACGGGCGCTTCCCATCACCCGGCGCTGGATGACGGGACTGCCCGACCAGCGGGTGCTGCGCAGAACAGAACCGCTGATCAACGAGCTGCGCCGGATCGCCGCCGCCCACGACGCCACGCCGGCCCAGGTGGCGCTCGGCTGGGTGATCAGCAACTACGGCGACACCGTCGTCTGCATCCCCGGTGCTTCCAATGCCTCACAGGCGACCGAAAGCGCCGCTGTCCTGGGCCTAGAACTCAGTCACGCGGAGCTGATCGCGTTGAACGACGCAACCCCTGGCCACTGA
- a CDS encoding oxidoreductase, protein MLNRNLPGGNYQLGDLEVTRVGYGAMQLAGPGVFGPPRDRDAAIGVLRRVVELGINHIDTSDYYGPYVTNEIIREALYPYPDDLHIVTKIGARRDDEGGWPEARSPEELRQQVHDNLDRLGLDALDVVNIRVGGFQEAEPGSIAEQVETVAELQQQGLVKHIGLSTINSDQLAEAQRIAPVVCVQNFYNIVHRVDDDLVNRTAEQGIAFVPYFPLGGFSRLQSDELAAVAKRLEATPMAVALAWLLQRSPNILLIPGTSSVAHLEENVNGAGLQLPEDVITELDAMAG, encoded by the coding sequence ATGCTCAACAGGAATCTCCCCGGTGGCAACTATCAACTCGGTGATCTTGAGGTCACCCGCGTCGGCTACGGCGCGATGCAGCTTGCGGGGCCAGGCGTCTTCGGCCCGCCGCGCGACCGCGACGCTGCGATCGGCGTACTGCGCAGAGTGGTCGAACTCGGCATCAACCACATCGACACCTCCGACTACTACGGCCCGTACGTCACCAACGAGATCATCCGTGAGGCGCTGTATCCCTATCCGGACGACCTGCACATCGTGACCAAGATCGGCGCCCGCCGGGACGACGAGGGCGGCTGGCCGGAAGCCAGGTCACCCGAAGAGCTCCGCCAACAGGTGCACGACAACCTTGATCGTCTCGGCCTGGACGCTCTGGATGTGGTCAACATCAGGGTCGGCGGCTTCCAGGAGGCCGAGCCGGGATCGATCGCCGAGCAGGTCGAGACCGTCGCGGAGCTGCAGCAGCAGGGGCTGGTCAAGCACATCGGCCTGAGCACCATCAACAGTGATCAGCTGGCCGAGGCGCAGAGGATCGCCCCCGTGGTGTGTGTCCAGAACTTCTACAACATCGTCCACCGCGTGGACGATGATCTTGTCAACCGGACCGCCGAGCAGGGTATCGCGTTCGTGCCGTACTTCCCGTTGGGTGGCTTCTCCCGATTGCAGTCCGACGAGCTGGCCGCGGTGGCGAAGCGGCTGGAGGCGACGCCGATGGCCGTTGCCCTGGCCTGGTTGCTGCAGCGCTCGCCGAACATCCTGCTGATCCCGGGCACATCGTCGGTCGCCCACCTCGAGGAGAACGTCAACGGAGCCGGGCTGCAGCTGCCCGAGGACGTGATCACCGAGCTGGATGCGATGGCGGGGTGA
- the menC gene encoding o-succinylbenzoate synthase, which yields MLIDETIIHTVSMPLVAPFTTSFGTQTVRQALILEVHATTANGTAVTGWGECVAMESPLYSSEFLAAAKLVITDHLLPLLRTGGVTAETVGHRLRPVIGHRMSKAAVEMAVLDAQLRSAGISLASYLGAVTDRVPAGVSVGIQPSVEQLLDVVGSYLDQGYVRIKLKIEPGRDIDRVRAVRERFGDDLLLQVDANAAYTLVDAPLLRRLDEFDLLLIEQPLGEEDLRQHAALARQMITPMCLDESIVSAEAAADAIALGAAAVINIKAGRVGGYLEARRIHDLAWANGVAVWCGGMLETGLGRAANAALAALPGFTLPGDISGSDRFYAKDLTEPLVLKDGHIDVPTGPGLGVSPIPEALAEFGIDSTRVA from the coding sequence ATGTTGATCGATGAGACGATCATCCACACCGTGTCGATGCCGTTGGTCGCGCCGTTCACCACCTCGTTCGGAACGCAGACCGTCCGGCAGGCGCTGATCCTCGAGGTGCATGCGACCACCGCGAACGGGACCGCCGTGACCGGCTGGGGCGAGTGCGTGGCGATGGAAAGTCCGTTGTATTCCAGCGAATTCCTCGCCGCCGCGAAACTGGTGATCACCGATCACCTGCTGCCGCTGCTGCGCACGGGCGGGGTGACCGCGGAAACGGTCGGCCACCGGCTGCGGCCGGTGATCGGTCACCGGATGTCCAAGGCTGCCGTGGAGATGGCCGTCCTCGATGCCCAGTTGCGCAGTGCGGGTATCTCGCTGGCCTCCTATTTAGGAGCCGTGACCGACCGGGTGCCGGCCGGTGTCAGCGTGGGCATCCAACCCAGCGTGGAGCAGCTGCTGGACGTGGTTGGCAGCTACCTCGACCAGGGCTATGTACGGATCAAGCTCAAGATCGAACCCGGCCGCGACATCGACCGGGTCCGGGCCGTCAGGGAACGGTTCGGCGACGACCTGCTGCTCCAGGTCGATGCGAACGCCGCGTACACCCTCGTCGATGCGCCGTTGCTGCGTCGGCTCGACGAGTTCGATCTGTTGCTGATCGAGCAGCCGCTGGGCGAGGAGGATCTCCGCCAACATGCCGCACTGGCCCGACAGATGATCACCCCGATGTGCCTGGACGAGTCGATCGTCTCCGCCGAAGCCGCCGCCGACGCCATCGCACTCGGCGCGGCGGCAGTGATCAACATCAAGGCCGGCCGGGTCGGCGGCTACCTCGAGGCCAGGCGGATCCACGACCTGGCCTGGGCCAACGGTGTTGCGGTCTGGTGCGGCGGGATGCTGGAGACCGGCCTCGGGCGGGCGGCGAACGCGGCGCTGGCGGCGCTGCCCGGATTCACTCTGCCGGGCGACATCTCCGGCTCGGATCGCTTCTACGCAAAGGATCTCACCGAACCGCTGGTGCTGAAGGACGGGCACATCGACGTTCCGACCGGCCCCGGACTCGGCGTCTCGCCGATTCCCGAGGCCCTCGCAGAGTTCGGCATCGACTCCACTCGCGTCGCCTGA
- a CDS encoding M20 family metallopeptidase — protein sequence MTELVTRAEQALQELIKDIETLVRAESPSDDLHALRRSADLVAEIGSRYLGREPERIEIDGRPHLAWRLGNGTRRVIILAHHDTVWPIGSWGDDPWSLVDGVIRGPGCFDMITGILQALLGLRLLIEDGVELNGVTLLVTADEEIGSPTSRALIEAEAQGCSAAFVLEASGPGGAVKTERKGTSNYFIDIVGRAAHAGLEPEKGVNAGVELAHQVLAINQLGNPELGTTVTPTVLLAGTTTNTVPAKARISVDVRVRTIGEQHRVDDDFRRLQPVLPGAVLDIDGGPNRPPLQASASAALFARAVELAEEAGLEPLQSMAVGGASDGNFTAGIGIPTLDGLGAVGGGAHADDEHVIVEKIPGRTALLAILIKDQLAHGPGHPASA from the coding sequence GTGACTGAGCTGGTGACGCGGGCCGAGCAGGCGCTGCAGGAGTTGATCAAGGACATCGAGACCCTGGTCCGCGCGGAGTCACCGTCGGATGATCTTCACGCGTTGCGGCGCAGTGCCGATCTCGTGGCCGAGATCGGGAGCCGCTATCTCGGCCGGGAACCGGAGCGGATCGAGATCGACGGCAGACCGCATCTGGCCTGGCGCCTGGGCAACGGGACGCGGAGAGTGATCATCCTCGCCCACCACGACACGGTCTGGCCGATCGGTTCGTGGGGTGACGACCCGTGGAGCCTGGTCGACGGTGTGATCCGCGGTCCCGGTTGTTTCGACATGATCACCGGCATCCTGCAGGCGCTGCTCGGCCTCCGGTTGCTGATCGAGGACGGCGTCGAACTCAACGGTGTGACGCTACTGGTCACAGCCGACGAGGAGATCGGCTCACCGACCTCGCGTGCGCTGATCGAAGCCGAGGCTCAGGGTTGTTCTGCGGCGTTCGTGCTCGAGGCATCGGGCCCCGGCGGCGCAGTCAAGACCGAGCGGAAAGGAACGTCCAACTACTTCATCGACATCGTTGGCCGTGCTGCCCATGCCGGACTGGAACCGGAGAAGGGCGTCAACGCCGGCGTCGAACTGGCCCATCAGGTTTTGGCGATCAACCAGCTCGGCAACCCGGAACTGGGAACCACCGTGACACCGACCGTGCTGCTCGCTGGTACGACGACCAACACCGTACCGGCCAAGGCCCGGATCAGTGTCGACGTCAGGGTCCGGACCATCGGGGAGCAGCACCGGGTGGACGATGACTTTCGGCGCTTGCAACCGGTCCTGCCCGGGGCCGTGCTGGACATCGACGGCGGCCCCAACCGTCCGCCGCTGCAGGCCTCCGCGTCCGCCGCCCTGTTCGCCCGGGCCGTGGAACTCGCCGAGGAGGCAGGACTCGAGCCGCTGCAGTCGATGGCTGTCGGCGGCGCGTCGGACGGCAACTTCACCGCCGGGATCGGAATCCCCACCCTCGATGGGTTGGGTGCGGTCGGCGGCGGCGCGCATGCCGACGACGAACACGTCATCGTCGAGAAGATCCCTGGGCGTACGGCGTTGTTGGCGATCCTGATCAAGGACCAGCTCGCCCACGGCCCCGGACACCCGGCGTCTGCCTGA
- a CDS encoding S9 family peptidase has product MSESRATRALTVDDLYRFEIPSSPAITPDGRLAVFVVQRVDRAEDSNQTSLQVVGPDRPVRPLTEGPTDSSPAISPDGRTVAFLRSKDGIPQLCLVSIDGGTVRAVTDLELGAGAPVWSPGGTVIIFSAPVKPAGLPENAPLVADRLLFKADGAGRFGARTTHLHAVEVATGAVHRLTSGDWHAGPPSISPDGTMIAFTARAEADTDLEMTSCAYLVPITGGDPERIGRTRFVDGPLLWLPDGTAVIAVGREDALIGNSRLIVLDREGGQDRDLTGQLDRNVMPGGSPAYPGAAPALTPDGQEIIFCLRDRGWTHAYRMPVTGGAATGLLVGDQQVIKGLAVATSSPTVVAIVADDRSFGELVFVELDRSEPHPVTDLTAGSLGGSAPLPFSQRLFTISDGTTVHGWLLRDPETAGPAPLLLDVHGGPHNAWTGVADPVHPYQQVLADRGWNVLILNPRGSDGYGEEFMRAVVGNWGSADQADFTEPIDQLIAEGLVDPDRVAITGYSYGGFTTCYLTAHTDRFAAAIAGGVVCDLNSQLGASDLGMELTTVIGGADPVTDQDRLIAASPISAVGKVRAPTLLLHGAEDHRCPVNQGERWFGALRAQRVATRLVIYPGGAHGFVMSGPPSHRADYNQRVVDWLDEHVPELP; this is encoded by the coding sequence ATGAGCGAATCCCGGGCGACAAGGGCCCTGACCGTCGACGATCTGTATCGGTTCGAGATTCCCTCCTCGCCAGCGATCACGCCGGACGGCCGGCTGGCGGTCTTCGTCGTGCAACGCGTTGACCGTGCCGAGGACAGCAATCAGACCAGCCTTCAGGTGGTGGGTCCGGACCGGCCGGTGCGGCCGCTGACCGAGGGTCCGACCGATTCGAGTCCCGCCATCTCACCCGATGGAAGGACTGTGGCCTTCCTGCGGTCGAAGGACGGCATCCCCCAGCTGTGCCTGGTATCGATCGACGGCGGCACGGTCCGCGCCGTGACCGACCTTGAACTGGGCGCCGGCGCGCCCGTCTGGTCCCCGGGCGGCACTGTGATCATCTTCTCCGCGCCGGTCAAGCCGGCCGGGCTGCCGGAGAACGCTCCGCTGGTCGCGGACCGGCTGCTCTTCAAGGCCGACGGTGCCGGCCGGTTCGGGGCGAGGACCACCCATCTGCACGCCGTCGAGGTGGCGACCGGCGCGGTACACCGATTGACCTCGGGCGACTGGCATGCCGGCCCTCCGAGCATCTCACCCGACGGCACCATGATCGCCTTCACCGCCCGCGCCGAGGCCGACACCGATCTTGAGATGACCTCGTGTGCCTACCTGGTCCCGATCACCGGAGGCGACCCGGAGCGGATCGGCCGGACCCGCTTCGTCGACGGGCCGCTGCTCTGGCTGCCGGACGGCACCGCGGTGATCGCCGTCGGCCGGGAGGATGCACTGATCGGCAACAGCCGGCTGATCGTCCTGGACCGAGAGGGAGGACAGGACAGGGACCTGACCGGGCAGCTTGATCGCAACGTGATGCCCGGCGGCTCCCCGGCCTATCCGGGCGCCGCACCCGCCCTGACACCCGACGGACAGGAGATCATCTTCTGCCTGCGCGACCGCGGCTGGACCCACGCGTACCGGATGCCGGTGACCGGCGGCGCCGCTACCGGACTGCTCGTTGGCGACCAGCAGGTGATCAAGGGTCTCGCGGTTGCCACCAGCTCTCCGACGGTGGTGGCGATCGTCGCCGACGACCGATCCTTCGGCGAGCTGGTGTTCGTCGAACTTGATCGGTCAGAACCACACCCCGTCACCGATCTGACCGCCGGCTCGCTGGGCGGCTCTGCCCCGCTGCCGTTCAGCCAACGGCTGTTCACCATCAGCGACGGTACGACGGTGCACGGCTGGCTGTTGCGCGACCCGGAGACCGCAGGTCCCGCTCCGCTGCTGCTCGACGTCCACGGTGGCCCGCACAACGCCTGGACCGGGGTCGCCGACCCTGTGCACCCGTACCAACAGGTCCTGGCCGACCGCGGCTGGAACGTGCTGATCCTCAACCCGCGCGGATCCGATGGGTACGGCGAGGAGTTCATGCGGGCGGTCGTCGGGAACTGGGGATCGGCCGATCAGGCCGACTTCACCGAACCCATCGACCAGTTGATCGCCGAGGGCCTCGTCGATCCCGATCGGGTGGCGATCACCGGTTACAGCTACGGCGGCTTCACCACCTGTTATCTGACGGCGCACACCGACCGGTTCGCGGCGGCGATCGCCGGCGGTGTCGTGTGCGACCTCAATTCCCAGCTCGGTGCCTCCGATCTCGGCATGGAACTGACCACGGTGATCGGCGGAGCGGATCCGGTCACCGACCAGGACCGACTGATCGCGGCCTCGCCGATCAGTGCAGTGGGGAAGGTCAGGGCACCGACACTTCTGTTGCACGGCGCGGAGGATCACCGGTGTCCGGTCAACCAGGGCGAGCGCTGGTTCGGGGCATTGCGTGCTCAGCGGGTGGCGACCCGACTGGTGATCTATCCCGGCGGAGCCCACGGATTCGTGATGTCCGGCCCGCCGTCGCACCGCGCCGACTACAACCAGCGCGTGGTCGACTGGCTCGACGAGCACGTGCCGGAGTTGCCGTAA
- a CDS encoding MFS transporter, which yields MPSLGSAATFAALGIRNYRIYFFGAMISNVGTWMQRVAQDWLVLELSHGSGFAVGVTTALQFLPMLLITPYGGVIADRFDKRTILRLTQTWMALTAGVLGLLTVLGVAQVWEVFLLAFVFGMGTAFDNPARQAFVSEVVGRDRLPNAIGLNSASFNAARLIGPAAAGLVIAAFGSGWAILANAISYLSFIVAIFLIDPRRLQRIDRPPRAKRQIREGLAYIRGRGDIMLVLGTVFFIGTFGLNFQMTSALMAQQTFHKGPGQYGILGTIMAVGSLAGALIGARRKTAPRIRFVIGMAMIFATIEIIVGLMPTFWSYAAILPFMGLASLLTLNSANMSVQMGVDPQLRGRVMAIYMMLMQGGTPLGSTLLGWVGQAFGARWTLIGGGGLALLGVLVSAAVLSRRGGVQVRPELTLHPPHLSLRTRVR from the coding sequence TTGCCGAGCCTCGGGTCGGCCGCCACCTTCGCAGCGCTGGGCATCCGCAACTACCGCATCTACTTCTTCGGCGCGATGATCTCCAACGTCGGCACCTGGATGCAGCGAGTCGCCCAGGACTGGCTGGTCCTCGAGTTATCCCATGGGTCCGGATTCGCCGTCGGCGTCACGACCGCGTTGCAGTTCCTGCCGATGTTGTTGATCACACCGTACGGCGGAGTGATCGCTGATCGCTTCGACAAGCGAACCATCCTCCGGCTGACCCAGACCTGGATGGCGCTGACGGCCGGCGTCCTCGGGCTGCTGACGGTGCTCGGCGTGGCCCAGGTCTGGGAGGTGTTCCTGCTGGCGTTCGTGTTCGGCATGGGTACGGCCTTCGACAACCCGGCGCGGCAGGCGTTCGTCTCCGAGGTCGTCGGGCGTGATCGTCTGCCCAACGCGATCGGCCTGAACTCGGCCAGCTTCAACGCGGCCCGGCTGATCGGACCCGCCGCCGCCGGCCTGGTGATCGCCGCCTTCGGTTCCGGTTGGGCCATCCTGGCCAACGCGATCAGCTACCTGTCCTTCATCGTGGCGATCTTCCTGATCGATCCGCGCCGGCTGCAGCGCATCGACCGCCCGCCGCGTGCGAAGCGGCAGATCCGCGAAGGCCTGGCGTACATCCGGGGACGCGGCGACATCATGTTGGTGCTGGGCACGGTCTTCTTCATCGGCACCTTCGGCTTGAACTTCCAGATGACCTCCGCGCTGATGGCCCAACAGACCTTCCACAAGGGGCCCGGCCAGTACGGCATCCTCGGCACGATCATGGCTGTCGGTTCACTGGCCGGCGCCCTGATCGGTGCCCGACGCAAGACGGCGCCGCGGATCAGATTCGTGATCGGAATGGCGATGATCTTCGCCACCATCGAGATCATCGTCGGGCTGATGCCGACCTTCTGGAGCTACGCCGCGATCCTGCCCTTCATGGGTCTGGCATCGCTGTTGACCTTGAACTCGGCCAACATGAGCGTGCAGATGGGTGTCGACCCGCAACTCCGCGGTCGGGTGATGGCCATCTACATGATGTTGATGCAGGGTGGCACGCCCTTGGGATCGACCCTCCTCGGCTGGGTCGGCCAGGCGTTCGGGGCACGCTGGACCTTGATCGGCGGCGGCGGGCTTGCGCTGTTGGGTGTCCTGGTGTCAGCGGCGGTGTTGAGTCGGCGCGGCGGAGTTCAGGTGAGACCGGAGCTCACCCTGCATCCGCCGCATCTCAGCCTGCGTACCAGGGTGCGCTGA